The following are from one region of the Streptomyces fradiae genome:
- a CDS encoding LysR family transcriptional regulator: MELRTLRYFVAVAEERHFGRAATRLHMSQPPLSRAIKRLEADIGALLFTRSPTGATLTPVGAVLLDEARALLDHADRVRVRVSAATGLATLTVGILGDGTDPGVSRLAAAYRRTHPGIDIRIRDTDLTDPTCGLRAGLVDVALTRAPFDGTALTVRALRSDPVGVVLRADDPLARRDRLRLADLSDRRWFQFPQGTDPSWQSYWNGGRPREGPVVRAVQECLQAVLWNGTVGLAPLGHDLPEELTVVPLIDMAPSRVVAVWNEGDTNPLIRSFIEIATAAYRH, from the coding sequence GTGGAGCTACGGACCTTGCGCTACTTCGTGGCGGTCGCCGAGGAACGCCACTTCGGCCGGGCCGCCACCCGCCTGCACATGAGCCAGCCGCCCCTGAGCCGGGCGATCAAGCGGCTGGAGGCCGACATCGGCGCCCTGCTGTTCACCCGCTCACCCACCGGGGCCACGCTCACCCCCGTGGGCGCCGTGCTGCTCGACGAGGCGCGAGCGCTCCTCGACCACGCCGACCGCGTCCGCGTGCGCGTGAGCGCGGCAACCGGCCTCGCGACCCTCACCGTCGGCATCCTGGGCGACGGCACCGACCCGGGAGTGTCCAGGCTCGCGGCCGCCTACCGCCGAACCCACCCCGGCATCGACATCCGCATCCGCGACACGGATCTGACCGACCCGACGTGCGGGCTGCGCGCCGGACTGGTCGACGTCGCCCTGACCCGGGCGCCGTTCGACGGGACCGCCCTGACGGTGCGTGCGCTGCGGTCCGATCCGGTCGGCGTGGTGCTGCGCGCCGACGATCCGCTGGCCCGCCGCGACCGGCTGCGGCTGGCCGACCTGAGCGACCGCCGCTGGTTCCAGTTCCCCCAGGGCACCGACCCCAGCTGGCAGTCGTACTGGAACGGCGGCAGGCCACGTGAGGGACCGGTGGTGCGCGCCGTCCAGGAATGCCTGCAGGCCGTGCTGTGGAACGGAACGGTCGGCCTGGCCCCCCTCGGGCACGACCTGCCCGAGGAACTGACCGTGGTACCGCTGATCGACATGGCGCCGAGCCGAGTGGTGGCGGTGTGGAACGAAGGCGACACCAACCCGTTGATCCGATCCTTCATCGAGATCGCCACAGCCGCGTACCGCCACTGA
- the lysA gene encoding diaminopimelate decarboxylase yields the protein MSIPVAPTDVSTPQEALLALFPPGTVLGRDGELVIGGCPVTDLAERFGTPALIIDEKALRARARRYADGLAARWENSRVAFASKAFPCTAVYRLLAEEGLSIDVAGGGEMALALAGGVDPASLVVHGNAKTDAELRMAVEAGAGLIVIDNFDDIDRLERIVTGEQPVLVRVTPGIRPDTHAAVSTGQEGSKFGLTLPQAREAIARLRGSDRLRLDGVHVHVGSQILDTEPFARAVEAVADLGTFAVYDLGGGLGVRYTYDDHPPSVEEYLDTLVDTARKTLPAEAHIIIEPGRSMVAEAGATLYRVATVKRGRPTFVGVDGGMGDNLEVALYGQRFEATVATRVGGGEPYDLVGRHCESGDVLSAGVRLRDPRPGDLIAVPVTGAYSFSLSNNYNGALRPPVVFCRDGEARAVVRRETYADLLRRDEPSDRTRQPPLYDVP from the coding sequence ATGTCCATTCCGGTCGCGCCGACCGACGTCTCGACGCCCCAGGAGGCGCTGCTCGCGCTGTTCCCGCCGGGCACGGTGCTCGGTCGGGACGGGGAGCTGGTGATCGGCGGCTGCCCGGTGACCGACCTCGCGGAGCGCTTCGGCACGCCCGCGCTGATCATCGACGAGAAGGCGCTGCGGGCCCGCGCCCGCCGCTACGCCGACGGGCTCGCCGCTCGCTGGGAGAACTCGCGGGTGGCGTTCGCCTCCAAGGCGTTCCCCTGTACGGCGGTGTACCGGCTGCTCGCCGAGGAGGGGCTGAGCATCGACGTCGCGGGCGGCGGCGAAATGGCCCTGGCCCTGGCCGGGGGAGTCGACCCGGCCTCGCTGGTCGTGCACGGCAACGCCAAGACGGACGCCGAGCTGCGGATGGCGGTGGAGGCCGGAGCCGGGTTGATCGTCATCGACAACTTCGACGACATCGACCGGCTGGAGCGGATCGTCACCGGCGAGCAGCCCGTTCTCGTACGGGTGACGCCCGGGATCCGCCCGGACACCCATGCCGCGGTCTCCACCGGGCAGGAGGGTTCGAAGTTCGGTCTCACCCTGCCGCAGGCCCGGGAGGCGATCGCCCGGCTGCGCGGCAGCGACCGGCTGCGGCTCGACGGAGTCCACGTCCACGTCGGATCCCAGATCCTCGACACCGAGCCGTTCGCCCGCGCCGTGGAGGCGGTGGCGGACCTCGGCACCTTCGCCGTCTACGACCTCGGCGGCGGCCTCGGCGTCCGCTACACGTACGACGACCACCCGCCCAGCGTCGAGGAGTACCTGGACACGCTGGTGGACACGGCCCGCAAGACGCTGCCCGCCGAGGCGCACATCATCATCGAGCCCGGACGGTCCATGGTGGCCGAGGCCGGAGCGACCCTCTACCGCGTGGCCACGGTCAAGCGAGGCCGGCCCACCTTCGTCGGCGTCGACGGCGGCATGGGCGACAACCTCGAAGTCGCGCTGTACGGGCAGCGCTTCGAGGCCACGGTCGCCACCCGGGTGGGCGGCGGAGAGCCCTACGACCTGGTGGGCCGGCACTGCGAATCCGGCGACGTACTCAGCGCGGGCGTACGGCTTCGGGACCCCCGTCCCGGGGACCTGATCGCCGTGCCGGTCACCGGCGCGTACTCGTTCTCGCTCAGCAACAACTACAACGGCGCCCTCCGGCCCCCCGTCGTCTTCTGCCGCGACGGCGAGGCGCGGGCCGTGGTGCGCCGGGAGACCTACGCCGACCTGCTGCGACGCGACGAACCGAGCGATCGCACGCGACAGCCGCCGCTGTACGACGTTCCCTGA
- a CDS encoding DoxX family protein: MTLAYWIAASLLALFYFYAGTLKVIRSRDQLRPMMAWVDRVPLPALRALGTVEILGATGLILPPSTGIAPSPAPAAAIGFVLLQTGAIAVHLTGEDRQITLNVGLIATAAVTVWLATGL; encoded by the coding sequence ATGACTCTCGCCTATTGGATCGCCGCGAGCCTGCTCGCGCTCTTCTACTTCTACGCGGGCACGCTGAAGGTGATCCGGAGCCGCGATCAGCTCCGGCCGATGATGGCCTGGGTCGACCGCGTTCCCCTGCCCGCCCTCAGGGCGCTGGGGACGGTCGAAATACTCGGCGCGACCGGGCTGATCCTGCCCCCGTCGACCGGCATCGCTCCTTCGCCGGCGCCGGCCGCGGCCATCGGCTTCGTCCTCCTGCAGACCGGTGCGATCGCCGTCCACCTGACCGGCGAAGACCGCCAGATCACACTCAACGTCGGGCTCATCGCCACCGCGGCCGTGACCGTCTGGCTGGCCACCGGACTGTGA
- a CDS encoding PucR family transcriptional regulator produces MIPSEMTSTGNGAGEELFALADAIAAVIGGSVAIEDIDTRVVAYSTRPGQAIDELRRQGILGRRVPEQAGLQAERQLRQYRQVLAAPGVLRLPGLAEGELPRAAVAVRAGDLPLGTIWAIEDGTALDDAGERALLDGARTAALHLLRRRGAAALELQAREQALRAGLDGTVPATETAYRLGVPVNTSLILLGFAPAGASSDTAALLTRLGADLGRHWAAVRPSAAVASGPRAVYALLPEADLDAARRLAAQALASVSRPRGEPLRAAVSRPTTFLGELPELRGEIDDILRVTTDDLDAPAVAALTDVHARVLLAHLADELAGRPRLRHPGVEAMLEHDRTKDTHYAASVAAWLDAAGNAGEAARRLTIHQNTLKYRLRRARELFGLDLDQPDDRLSCWLQLRIHASKRARPYAP; encoded by the coding sequence ATGATTCCGTCGGAAATGACAAGCACCGGCAACGGAGCGGGCGAGGAACTCTTCGCCCTTGCCGACGCCATCGCCGCGGTCATCGGCGGATCGGTGGCCATCGAGGACATCGACACCCGGGTCGTCGCCTACTCGACGCGGCCGGGACAAGCCATCGACGAGCTGCGCCGCCAGGGAATCCTTGGTCGGCGGGTCCCCGAACAAGCCGGCCTGCAGGCCGAGCGACAGCTGCGCCAGTACCGGCAGGTGCTGGCGGCGCCCGGCGTCCTGCGGCTGCCGGGGCTGGCCGAGGGCGAGCTGCCGCGCGCCGCCGTCGCCGTGCGCGCCGGGGACCTCCCGCTCGGCACCATCTGGGCGATCGAGGACGGGACCGCACTCGACGATGCGGGTGAGCGGGCCCTCCTCGACGGCGCACGGACCGCTGCCCTGCACCTGCTGCGCCGCCGCGGCGCCGCCGCCCTGGAGTTGCAGGCACGAGAGCAGGCACTCCGCGCGGGCCTCGACGGCACCGTCCCGGCGACGGAGACGGCCTACCGGCTCGGGGTCCCGGTGAACACGTCACTGATCCTGCTCGGCTTCGCCCCGGCGGGCGCCTCCTCGGACACGGCCGCGCTGCTGACCCGGCTGGGTGCCGACCTCGGCCGGCACTGGGCAGCGGTACGGCCCTCGGCCGCCGTCGCCTCCGGTCCACGCGCCGTCTACGCCCTGCTGCCCGAGGCCGACCTGGACGCGGCGCGGCGCCTCGCGGCCCAGGCCCTCGCCTCGGTTTCGCGCCCTCGCGGGGAGCCGCTCCGCGCCGCCGTCAGCCGGCCCACCACGTTCCTGGGCGAGCTGCCCGAGCTGCGCGGGGAGATCGACGACATCCTGCGGGTGACCACGGACGACCTCGACGCACCAGCGGTGGCCGCACTCACCGACGTCCACGCCCGGGTGCTCCTCGCCCACCTGGCCGATGAACTCGCTGGGCGGCCCCGGCTTCGTCACCCCGGTGTCGAGGCGATGCTCGAACACGACCGCACCAAGGACACGCACTATGCCGCCTCGGTCGCGGCCTGGCTGGACGCAGCCGGAAACGCGGGAGAGGCGGCACGCCGCCTGACGATCCACCAGAACACCCTCAAATACCGGCTGCGCCGCGCCCGCGAACTGTTCGGCCTCGACCTGGACCAGCCGGACGACCGCCTCTCCTGCTGGCTGCAGCTACGCATCCACGCTTCGAAGCGCGCACGCCCGTACGCCCCCTGA
- a CDS encoding GntR family transcriptional regulator codes for MGTTQLEAAPEPKYWHLKTVISEALDTDFAVGEILPNERELAARFGVARATLRQALEQLELEGRLQRRRGVGTTVAPPRVGVDVSTTQHAWPGAGEESWQAVDSAADTTPAAVLRLLDAKPGETVHAVRRLRVTDGTPVAAELLYVPAGSVPGLDPAAAPEGPARARAVLRELRQLALDGQDRSVELGSARADDAKELDRLPGSPVLVVTTRYLSGGRTAAVSVATYRADTCRLTFGDSGDLAMAS; via the coding sequence GTGGGGACCACGCAGCTCGAAGCAGCACCGGAGCCGAAGTACTGGCACCTCAAGACCGTGATCAGCGAAGCCCTCGACACGGACTTCGCGGTCGGCGAGATCCTGCCCAACGAGCGCGAGCTGGCCGCCCGCTTCGGCGTCGCCCGCGCGACCCTCCGGCAGGCCCTGGAGCAGCTCGAACTCGAAGGCCGGCTGCAGCGCCGCCGCGGCGTCGGCACCACCGTCGCCCCGCCGCGCGTCGGCGTCGACGTCTCCACCACCCAGCACGCCTGGCCCGGCGCCGGCGAGGAGAGCTGGCAGGCCGTGGACTCGGCCGCCGACACCACCCCGGCCGCCGTCCTGCGCCTCCTCGACGCCAAGCCCGGCGAGACCGTGCACGCCGTGCGCCGGCTGCGCGTCACCGACGGGACCCCCGTCGCCGCCGAACTCCTCTACGTGCCCGCCGGTTCCGTGCCCGGCCTCGACCCGGCCGCCGCCCCCGAGGGACCCGCCCGCGCCCGCGCCGTACTGCGCGAACTGCGGCAGCTCGCCCTGGACGGCCAGGACCGCTCCGTCGAACTCGGCTCGGCCCGCGCCGACGACGCCAAGGAGCTGGACCGGCTGCCCGGCTCCCCGGTCCTCGTCGTCACCACCCGCTACCTCTCCGGAGGCCGCACCGCCGCCGTCTCCGTGGCCACCTACCGCGCCGACACCTGCCGCCTCACCTTCGGCGACTCCGGCGACCTGGCCATGGCCTCCTGA
- a CDS encoding ROK family protein, which translates to MGRLTGGDPSLLRRINSAVVLHALRGSDALTLTDLTRITGLSRPTVEGVTEGLIGGGLVVEAAPEEGETRRQGRPARRFRFRAEAGHLLGIEIGPHRVAALISGLDGRIIGAGSREVAETAPEDERLDKVRAVVADVLRRTGVPRSNLRAVGVGTPGIVEADGTVRLGTALPGWTGLALGERLRRSFRCPVIVENDANAAAVAEHWKGAATDSDDIVFVLAGLSPGAGSLIGGRLHRGYGGAAGEIGALHLLGRGVTPEHLLSTTDEPLHPLDEQAVAEVFTLARQGDARAQAAVERFIQRLVHDVAALVLALDPELVVIGGWAAGLDGVLQPLREELARFCLRPPRVVLSLLGEAAVATGALRRALDHVEEQLFAVDGTVAARR; encoded by the coding sequence GTGGGGCGGCTGACCGGCGGGGATCCGTCGCTGCTGCGGCGGATCAACTCCGCGGTGGTACTCCATGCGCTGCGGGGCTCCGACGCGCTCACGCTCACGGACCTGACCCGGATCACCGGCCTCTCCCGGCCGACGGTCGAGGGGGTGACCGAGGGCCTGATCGGGGGCGGTCTGGTCGTCGAGGCGGCGCCCGAGGAGGGCGAGACCCGGCGCCAGGGCCGGCCGGCCCGGAGGTTCCGCTTCCGGGCGGAGGCGGGGCATCTGCTCGGCATCGAGATCGGTCCGCACCGGGTCGCGGCGCTGATCTCGGGCCTCGACGGGCGGATCATCGGCGCCGGTTCGCGCGAGGTGGCGGAGACCGCCCCCGAGGACGAGCGCCTGGACAAGGTGCGGGCCGTGGTGGCGGACGTGCTGCGCAGGACCGGGGTGCCCCGGTCCAATCTGCGGGCGGTCGGCGTCGGCACTCCGGGGATCGTCGAGGCGGACGGCACGGTCCGGCTCGGCACGGCGCTGCCCGGCTGGACGGGCCTCGCGCTCGGCGAGCGGCTGCGCCGCTCCTTCCGCTGCCCGGTGATCGTGGAGAACGACGCCAATGCGGCGGCGGTCGCCGAGCACTGGAAGGGCGCGGCCACCGACTCCGACGACATCGTGTTCGTGCTCGCGGGGCTGAGCCCGGGCGCCGGTTCGCTGATCGGCGGGCGGCTGCACCGGGGTTACGGCGGCGCGGCCGGCGAGATCGGCGCGCTGCACCTGCTGGGGCGGGGCGTCACGCCGGAACACCTGCTGTCCACGACGGACGAGCCGCTGCACCCGCTGGACGAGCAGGCGGTGGCGGAGGTCTTCACGCTGGCCCGGCAGGGCGACGCGCGGGCCCAGGCGGCGGTGGAGCGGTTCATTCAGCGGCTGGTGCACGACGTGGCGGCGCTGGTGCTCGCGCTCGATCCGGAGCTGGTGGTGATCGGCGGCTGGGCGGCCGGTCTGGACGGGGTGCTGCAGCCGCTGCGCGAGGAGCTGGCCCGGTTCTGCCTGCGGCCGCCGCGGGTGGTGCTCTCGCTGCTCGGCGAGGCGGCGGTGGCCACGGGTGCGCTGCGGCGCGCCCTGGACCATGTGGAGGAGCAGTTGTTCGCGGTGGACGGCACGGTGGCCGCCCGGCGTTGA
- a CDS encoding MFS transporter: MSHEITPPATDPRRETLVVFALSLAAMVVSMMQTLPVPILGLIRADLGTSAANVSWVTTATLLSAAVFTPLLGRFGDQHGKKPTLVAVLGVMVAGSVVAALATSLPLLVLGRVLQGAATAIFPLALSVLREEVRPQKLPGAMSLVSGTLAFGSGLALVATGLLTSGTDADYRSAFWMATGFAAIALLAVVFLVPATRHKTGGRTDFLGALTLGSTLLLLLLPISQGHEWGWTSGRVLGSFAGAAVMTAVWVLTELKVREPLVDMRMFVHRPVLMANLAGLLVGFGMFANFLGVSYLVQMPEALTGYGFGASILRASVEFLLPGAIVSLLASPIGGRLVRHRGPRTALALAAALGAVGFGWLALDHGHTASVIGAGVIVGAAVSFGYAAMPAVIMSSVPHHQSGIANGINSISRSTGSAIGSAVVTTILASQTIEHLPAGVPALPAESGFTLTFGIGAAAFALVAVIARLGLQAGQAPRTQRVSAPAAAKEAEKATAAAA, encoded by the coding sequence ATGAGTCACGAGATCACCCCACCCGCCACCGATCCCCGGCGCGAGACGCTCGTCGTCTTCGCGCTGAGCCTCGCCGCCATGGTCGTGTCGATGATGCAGACCCTGCCGGTCCCGATCCTCGGCCTCATCCGTGCCGACCTTGGCACCTCGGCCGCGAACGTGAGCTGGGTGACCACCGCCACCCTGCTCTCCGCCGCCGTCTTCACCCCGCTGCTCGGCCGCTTCGGCGACCAGCACGGCAAGAAGCCCACCCTGGTCGCCGTCCTCGGCGTCATGGTCGCCGGCTCCGTCGTCGCCGCCCTGGCGACCTCGCTCCCCCTGCTGGTCCTCGGCCGCGTCCTCCAGGGCGCCGCCACAGCGATCTTCCCGCTGGCCCTGTCCGTGCTGCGCGAGGAGGTCCGCCCGCAGAAACTGCCCGGTGCGATGTCCCTGGTCAGCGGCACCCTGGCCTTCGGCAGCGGCCTCGCGCTCGTCGCCACCGGACTGCTCACCTCCGGCACCGACGCCGACTACCGCAGCGCCTTCTGGATGGCCACCGGCTTCGCCGCGATCGCCCTGCTCGCGGTCGTGTTCCTGGTCCCCGCGACCCGCCACAAGACCGGCGGACGCACCGACTTCCTCGGCGCCCTCACCCTCGGCTCCACCCTGCTGCTGCTCCTGTTGCCGATCTCGCAGGGCCACGAGTGGGGCTGGACCTCCGGCCGCGTCCTCGGCAGCTTCGCCGGCGCGGCCGTCATGACCGCCGTCTGGGTCCTCACCGAGCTCAAGGTCCGCGAGCCCCTCGTCGACATGCGGATGTTCGTGCACCGGCCGGTACTCATGGCCAACCTGGCCGGCCTGCTCGTCGGCTTCGGCATGTTCGCGAACTTCCTGGGCGTCTCGTACCTGGTCCAGATGCCCGAGGCCCTCACCGGCTACGGCTTCGGCGCGTCCATCCTGCGCGCCTCCGTCGAGTTCCTGCTGCCCGGCGCGATCGTCTCCCTGCTCGCCTCGCCGATCGGCGGCCGGCTCGTCCGCCACCGCGGCCCGCGCACGGCGCTGGCCCTGGCCGCCGCCCTCGGCGCCGTGGGCTTCGGCTGGCTCGCCCTCGACCACGGCCACACCGCCTCGGTGATCGGCGCGGGCGTGATCGTCGGCGCGGCCGTCAGCTTCGGTTACGCGGCGATGCCCGCCGTCATCATGTCGAGCGTCCCGCACCACCAGAGCGGCATCGCCAACGGCATCAACTCCATCTCCCGCTCCACCGGCAGCGCGATCGGCAGCGCCGTGGTCACCACGATCCTGGCCTCGCAGACGATCGAGCACCTGCCCGCAGGCGTCCCGGCCCTGCCCGCGGAGTCCGGCTTCACCCTCACCTTCGGGATCGGCGCCGCCGCCTTCGCACTCGTCGCGGTCATCGCCCGCCTCGGCCTGCAGGCCGGCCAGGCGCCCCGTACCCAGCGGGTGAGCGCACCGGCCGCCGCGAAGGAAGCCGAGAAGGCGACGGCAGCCGCGGCATGA
- the purB gene encoding adenylosuccinate lyase encodes MTAVTAKPRIPNVLAGRYASAELAVLWSPEQKVKLERRLWLAVLRAQKDLGIEVPDAALTDYERVIDQVDLASIAEREKVTRHDVKARIEEFNALAGHEHVHKGMTSRDLTENVEQLQIRLSLELVRDRTVAVLARLGKLSGEYAELVMAGRSHNVAAQATTLGKRFATATDELLVAYGRLEELLGRYPLRGIKGPVGTAQDMLDLLGGDAGKLAELEQRIAGHLGFAHAFTSVGQVYPRSLDYDVVTALVQLAAAPSSLAKTIRLMAGHELVTEGFKPGQVGSSAMPHKMNTRSCERVNGLMVILRGYASMTGELSGDQWNEGDVSCSVVRRVALPDAFFALDGLLETFLTVLDEFGAFPAVIARELDRYLPFLATTKVLMGAVRAGVGREVAHEAIKENAVASALAMREQGAERNELLDKLAADERIPLDRAQLDVLMADKLSFTGAAADQVAAVVSRVEEIVKQHPEAAGYTPGAIL; translated from the coding sequence GTGACTGCTGTGACTGCGAAGCCCCGCATCCCCAACGTCCTGGCCGGCCGCTACGCCTCCGCGGAGCTCGCCGTCCTCTGGTCCCCCGAGCAGAAGGTGAAGCTGGAGCGCCGGCTGTGGCTCGCGGTGCTGCGTGCCCAGAAGGACCTCGGGATCGAGGTGCCGGACGCGGCGCTCACCGACTACGAGCGCGTGATCGACCAGGTCGACCTGGCGTCGATCGCCGAGCGCGAGAAGGTCACCCGGCACGATGTGAAGGCCCGGATCGAGGAGTTCAACGCCCTCGCCGGCCACGAGCACGTGCACAAGGGCATGACCTCGCGCGACCTCACCGAGAACGTCGAGCAGCTGCAGATCCGGCTCTCCCTGGAGCTGGTGCGGGACCGCACGGTCGCCGTCCTCGCGCGCCTCGGCAAGCTGTCCGGTGAGTACGCGGAGCTGGTCATGGCCGGCCGCTCGCACAACGTGGCCGCCCAGGCCACCACCCTCGGCAAGCGCTTCGCGACCGCCACCGACGAGCTGCTCGTGGCGTACGGGCGCCTGGAGGAACTGCTCGGCCGCTACCCGCTGCGCGGGATCAAGGGCCCGGTCGGCACCGCGCAGGACATGCTGGACCTGCTCGGCGGCGACGCCGGCAAGCTCGCGGAGCTGGAGCAGCGGATCGCCGGGCACCTCGGCTTCGCGCACGCCTTCACCTCGGTCGGCCAGGTCTACCCGCGCTCGCTCGACTACGACGTGGTCACCGCCCTGGTGCAGCTGGCCGCCGCGCCGTCCTCGCTGGCCAAGACGATCCGGCTGATGGCGGGCCACGAGCTGGTCACCGAGGGCTTCAAGCCCGGCCAGGTCGGCTCCTCGGCGATGCCGCACAAGATGAACACCCGCTCCTGCGAGCGCGTCAACGGCCTGATGGTCATCCTGCGCGGCTACGCGTCGATGACCGGCGAGCTGTCCGGCGACCAGTGGAACGAGGGCGACGTGTCCTGCTCGGTGGTCCGCCGGGTGGCCCTGCCGGACGCGTTCTTCGCGCTCGACGGCCTCCTGGAGACCTTCCTCACCGTGCTCGACGAGTTCGGCGCCTTCCCGGCCGTCATCGCCCGCGAGCTCGACCGCTACCTGCCCTTCCTGGCCACCACCAAGGTCCTCATGGGCGCGGTCCGCGCCGGTGTCGGCCGCGAGGTCGCCCACGAGGCCATCAAGGAGAACGCGGTGGCCTCCGCGCTCGCCATGCGCGAGCAGGGCGCCGAGCGCAACGAGCTCCTGGACAAGCTGGCCGCCGACGAGCGGATCCCGCTGGACCGGGCGCAGCTCGACGTGCTGATGGCCGACAAGCTGTCCTTCACCGGTGCCGCCGCCGACCAGGTCGCCGCCGTGGTGTCCCGGGTCGAGGAGATCGTCAAGCAGCACCCGGAGGCCGCCGGCTACACCCCCGGGGCGATCCTCTGA
- the sigJ gene encoding RNA polymerase sigma factor SigJ, with protein sequence MLTDPTDVFEEHRALLTGVAYRMLGRAADAEDVVQEAWLRWTADDRAGVREPRAFLVRITTRLAIDRLRHVQSRRESYVGPWLPEPIVTDFGPAVPDTAERALLADSVSLALLVVLESLSPLERAVFVLREAFGFPFAEIATALDRSEAAVRQLAGRARRHVDEGRPRYDVDPAQRRDLTERFLAAAADGDLTGLLALLAPDVRLVGDSGGKTKGPLRIIESADKVGRFLLAVAQGVRDSYEFRFEEINGRSALVALVGGKTDAIFQIEVRDGRIACLYIMRNPDKLQGLDLG encoded by the coding sequence ATGCTCACCGACCCCACCGACGTCTTCGAGGAGCACCGCGCGCTGCTCACCGGCGTCGCCTACCGCATGCTCGGCCGCGCCGCCGACGCCGAGGACGTGGTGCAGGAGGCCTGGCTCCGCTGGACCGCCGACGACCGCGCCGGGGTCCGCGAGCCCCGCGCCTTCCTCGTCCGGATCACCACCCGGCTCGCCATCGACCGGCTCCGCCATGTCCAGTCCCGCCGCGAGTCCTACGTCGGCCCCTGGCTGCCCGAGCCGATCGTCACCGACTTCGGGCCCGCCGTGCCCGACACCGCCGAACGCGCCCTGCTCGCCGACTCCGTCTCCCTCGCCCTGCTCGTCGTCCTGGAGTCCCTCTCCCCGCTGGAGCGCGCGGTGTTCGTGCTGCGCGAGGCCTTCGGCTTCCCCTTCGCCGAGATCGCCACCGCCCTCGACCGCAGCGAGGCCGCCGTGCGCCAGCTCGCCGGCCGGGCCCGCAGACACGTCGACGAGGGCCGCCCGCGCTACGACGTCGACCCGGCCCAACGCCGCGACCTCACCGAGCGGTTCCTCGCCGCGGCCGCCGACGGCGACCTGACGGGACTGCTCGCCCTGCTCGCGCCCGACGTGCGCCTGGTCGGCGACAGCGGCGGCAAGACCAAGGGCCCGCTGCGGATCATCGAGAGCGCCGACAAGGTCGGGCGCTTCCTGCTCGCCGTCGCCCAGGGCGTGCGCGACTCCTACGAGTTCCGCTTCGAGGAGATCAACGGCCGGTCCGCGCTCGTCGCCCTCGTCGGCGGAAAGACCGACGCGATCTTCCAGATCGAGGTCAGGGACGGCCGGATCGCCTGTCTGTACATCATGCGCAATCCGGACAAGCTCCAGGGCCTCGACCTCGGCTGA
- a CDS encoding cupin domain-containing protein: protein MTEEAKTSAQPTAPAVSVVGPGGGETIVLGTTHMRVLEDGSHTGHRLAIAESVLAPHTQGPPQHRHARHDEGFYILSGTVRFTVGDEDYDAARGTLVMVPPGIPHTFANLGDQPAVMLSTFTPDLYVQYFRDLQEVLAAGRPLTPQANIDAMSRYATRPATDLA, encoded by the coding sequence ATGACCGAAGAAGCGAAGACCAGCGCGCAGCCGACCGCCCCTGCCGTATCGGTGGTGGGCCCCGGCGGCGGCGAGACGATCGTCCTGGGCACCACGCACATGCGCGTTCTGGAGGACGGCAGCCACACCGGGCACCGCCTCGCGATCGCCGAGTCCGTCCTCGCCCCGCACACCCAGGGGCCGCCGCAGCACCGCCATGCCCGACACGACGAGGGCTTCTACATCCTGTCCGGCACCGTGCGGTTCACCGTCGGGGACGAGGACTACGACGCCGCCAGGGGCACGCTCGTGATGGTTCCGCCCGGTATCCCGCACACCTTCGCCAACCTGGGCGACCAACCCGCCGTCATGCTCAGCACCTTCACCCCCGACCTGTACGTGCAGTACTTCCGCGACCTCCAGGAAGTCCTCGCTGCCGGCCGGCCGCTGACGCCACAGGCCAACATCGACGCGATGAGCCGCTACGCGACCCGGCCCGCCACCGACCTCGCCTGA